One window of the Mycobacterium sp. SVM_VP21 genome contains the following:
- the phoU gene encoding phosphate signaling complex protein PhoU, giving the protein MRTAYHEQLSDLAEQLGTMCGLAGAAMERATQALLQADLMLAEQVITDHEQIAAMSTRAEESSFVLLALQAPVAGDLRAIVSSIQMVADIDRMGALALHVAKITRRRHPQHALPEEVNGYFAEMGRLAVELGNSAQEVLLSRDPEKAARIREEDDAMDDLHRHLFSVLMDKEWRHGVAAAVDVTLLGRFYERFADHAVEVARRVIFQATGKFPDEHTLPSSE; this is encoded by the coding sequence ATGCGAACCGCGTACCACGAGCAACTCTCGGATCTGGCCGAACAGCTCGGCACGATGTGCGGCTTGGCCGGGGCAGCAATGGAGCGCGCCACACAGGCCCTACTGCAAGCCGACTTGATGCTGGCCGAGCAGGTGATCACCGATCACGAGCAGATCGCCGCGATGAGTACCCGCGCCGAGGAAAGCTCCTTCGTGCTGTTGGCGTTGCAAGCCCCGGTCGCCGGGGACCTGCGCGCCATCGTCAGCTCCATTCAGATGGTGGCCGACATCGACCGGATGGGCGCGTTGGCCCTACACGTCGCCAAGATCACCCGCCGCCGCCACCCGCAACACGCACTGCCCGAAGAGGTCAACGGGTACTTCGCCGAAATGGGCAGGCTTGCAGTCGAATTAGGCAACAGCGCCCAAGAGGTGCTGCTGTCGCGCGACCCGGAGAAGGCCGCCCGGATCCGCGAAGAAGACGACGCGATGGACGACCTGCACCGGCACCTGTTCTCGGTGCTGATGGACAAGGAGTGGCGGCACGGAGTGGCCGCCGCCGTGGACGTGACGCTGCTTGGGCGGTTCTACGAGCGGTTCGCGGACCACGCCGTCGAAGTCGCTCGTCGGGTGATCTTCCAGGCGACCGGCAAGTTCCCCGACGAGCACACCCTGCCGTCAAGCGAGTAG
- the pstS gene encoding phosphate ABC transporter substrate-binding protein PstS, whose protein sequence is MKLNGIGTTLGIMATGALVLSGCGSDKNTDTGEKTTSSSAAASGNCGGTDTLKASGSTAQQNAMARFVKAFIDQCPDHNVNYTANGSGAGIREFVGGQTDFAGSDVPLGTDDYAQAQQRCESPAWNLPVVFGPIAITYNVPGVDTLILDGPTAAKIFNGTITSWDDAAIKALNPTATLPAQPIHVVFRSDESGTTDNFQQYLDAASGGAWGKGTGKSFNGGVGEGAKGNDGTAGAISSTEGAITYNEWSFAQAKNLSTAQIVTSAGPEPVAISTESVGKTIAGATIKGQGNDLVLDTASFYQPTQTGSYPIVLATYEVVCSKYPEADVGTAVRLFLKSTIGAGQSGLADNGYVPIPEAFKARLASAVDAIS, encoded by the coding sequence GTGAAACTGAACGGAATTGGCACGACGCTCGGCATTATGGCGACCGGCGCATTGGTGTTATCCGGGTGCGGCAGCGACAAGAACACCGACACCGGTGAGAAGACAACCTCGAGCTCGGCGGCTGCCAGCGGAAACTGCGGCGGCACGGACACGCTCAAGGCCAGCGGATCGACCGCGCAGCAGAACGCGATGGCCCGGTTCGTCAAGGCGTTCATCGACCAGTGTCCGGACCACAACGTCAACTACACCGCCAACGGATCGGGCGCCGGTATCCGGGAGTTCGTCGGCGGCCAGACCGACTTCGCCGGCTCCGACGTCCCACTGGGCACCGACGATTATGCGCAGGCGCAGCAGCGCTGCGAATCGCCGGCATGGAACCTGCCGGTGGTGTTCGGCCCGATCGCCATCACGTACAACGTCCCCGGCGTCGACACGCTGATCCTCGACGGCCCGACCGCCGCGAAGATCTTCAACGGCACCATCACCAGCTGGGATGACGCGGCGATCAAGGCGCTCAACCCGACGGCCACGCTGCCGGCCCAGCCGATCCACGTGGTGTTCCGCAGTGACGAGTCCGGGACCACCGACAACTTCCAGCAGTATCTGGATGCCGCCTCCGGTGGGGCCTGGGGCAAGGGCACTGGCAAGTCCTTCAATGGTGGCGTCGGCGAAGGCGCCAAGGGCAACGACGGCACGGCCGGAGCCATCTCCTCCACCGAGGGGGCGATCACCTACAACGAGTGGTCATTCGCCCAGGCCAAGAATCTGTCCACCGCCCAGATCGTCACCTCCGCCGGCCCCGAACCGGTCGCGATCAGCACCGAGTCGGTCGGCAAGACCATCGCCGGTGCCACCATCAAGGGGCAAGGCAATGACCTGGTGCTCGACACGGCGTCGTTCTACCAGCCGACTCAGACGGGTTCCTACCCGATCGTGCTCGCCACCTACGAGGTGGTGTGCTCGAAGTACCCGGAGGCGGATGTCGGCACGGCGGTGCGGTTGTTCCTGAAGTCCACCATCGGCGCGGGCCAGAGCGGCCTGGCCGACAACGGCTACGTTCCGATCCCCGAGGCTTTCAAGGCTCGCCTGGCGTCCGCGGTCGACGCCATCTCGTGA
- the hrpA gene encoding ATP-dependent RNA helicase HrpA — MVEPSVAQLRTLLDELTLRDAAYFGRRLKDLRGGTPEQVRKLAERMGEAQALVAARRAAVPDVSYPDLPVSGRRDEIAAAIRDHQVVVVAGETGSGKTTQLPKICLELGCGIRGTIGHTQPRRLAARTVAQRIADELSSPLGDVVGYAVRFTDRVSDRTLIKLMTDGILLAELERDRRLLRYDTLIIDEAHERSLNIDFLLGYLRELLPRRPDLKVIITSATIEPQRFAAHFGHSGGGAPIVEVSGRSYPVEIRYRPLELPVNADAGDDPDDPDQEIIRTETRDEIEAIVDAVHELSAEPPGDVLVFLSGEREIRDTAEALGGLTNTEILPLYARLSTAEQQKVFAPARAGRRIVLATNVAETSLTVPGIRYVIDPGNARISRYSRRLKVQRLPIEPISQASASQRSGRCGRTAPGVCIRLYSEADFDARPRYTDPEVLRTNLAAVLLRMASLRLGAVEDFGFLDPPDSRSIRDGVALLVELGAFTAQGAITDVGRRLARLPVDPRLGRMILAAETEGCVREMLVLAAALTIPDPRERPVDREEAARAKHARFVDDDSDFTAYLNLWSYLSDQRKVLSGSAFRRMCRNEFLHYLRIREWQDLVGQLRSIAADIGIRESGEPAQPAAVHAALLAGLLSHVGMRRDDGREFAGARNSKFVLAPGSALAKRPPRWTMVAELVETSRLFGRTAARIQPEAVERVAADLVQRSYSEPHWDAKRGEVMAFEKVTLYGLPLVARRRVGYARVEPAVARELFIRHALVEGDWVTRHRFLADNAALRTQLQELEDRVRRRDLIVDDDTMYDLYDARIPAEVVSARHFDGWWKKQQKATPELLTFSRDELLRADESLGADRPDSWATADLELPLSYRFEPGAADDGVTVHVPIDVLARLGGDEFAWQVPALREELITALIRSLPKDLRRNFVPAPDTARAVLSAIGPGEPLLESLVHELRRRTGVLVPIDAFDLTKLPAHLRVTFAVEGADGTEVARGKDLGVLQDRLAASAREAVADAVGAELERSGLRSWPDDLDTLPRAVQRVVAGRAVRGFPAFVDAGDTAQLRVFSTEAQQRSALVPGIRRLLRCAVPSPVKAVERQLDSPTRLMLKANPDGTLAALIDDCADAATDALVPTPVWTRDEYIALRNRVAAALVPTTVDVVTRVAQVLAAARDTQVALPAQPPPGQAEAIADIVGQLDALLAPGFVTATGRAHLGDLTRYLTAVRRRVEQLPRALQADRERMARVHAVQDAYRDLLATLPTARHRDNDVRDIARQIQELRVSLWAQQLGTPRPVSEQRIYRAIDALLA; from the coding sequence GTGGTCGAACCGTCCGTCGCGCAGTTGCGCACGCTCCTCGATGAGCTGACCCTCCGAGACGCGGCCTACTTCGGACGGCGCCTGAAGGACCTGCGTGGCGGAACGCCCGAGCAGGTGCGAAAGCTGGCCGAGCGGATGGGCGAGGCGCAAGCGCTGGTTGCCGCGCGGCGCGCCGCGGTGCCGGACGTCAGTTATCCCGACCTGCCGGTCAGCGGCCGCCGCGACGAGATCGCCGCGGCGATCAGGGACCACCAGGTCGTGGTGGTGGCCGGCGAGACCGGCTCAGGTAAGACCACCCAGCTGCCTAAGATCTGCCTGGAGCTAGGCTGCGGCATCCGCGGCACCATCGGCCATACCCAGCCGCGGCGGCTGGCCGCCCGCACCGTTGCTCAGCGCATCGCCGACGAATTGTCCAGCCCACTAGGCGATGTCGTCGGGTACGCGGTCCGGTTCACCGACCGGGTGTCCGATCGGACCCTGATCAAGCTGATGACCGACGGCATCCTGCTCGCCGAACTCGAACGGGACCGGCGGTTGCTGCGCTACGACACGCTGATCATCGACGAGGCGCATGAGCGCAGCCTCAACATCGACTTCCTGCTCGGCTACCTGCGCGAGTTGTTGCCGCGCCGCCCCGATCTGAAGGTGATCATCACCTCGGCCACCATCGAACCTCAGCGTTTCGCAGCGCACTTCGGGCACAGTGGCGGGGGAGCGCCGATCGTCGAGGTGTCCGGCCGCAGCTACCCGGTGGAAATCCGTTATCGACCACTGGAGCTGCCGGTCAACGCCGATGCCGGTGATGACCCGGATGACCCGGATCAGGAGATCATCCGGACCGAGACCCGCGACGAGATCGAGGCGATCGTCGATGCGGTGCACGAACTGTCCGCCGAACCGCCCGGCGACGTCTTGGTATTCCTGTCGGGCGAGCGCGAGATCCGCGACACCGCAGAGGCTCTCGGCGGTCTGACAAACACCGAGATTCTGCCGTTGTACGCGCGGCTGTCCACTGCCGAACAGCAGAAGGTGTTCGCCCCGGCGCGCGCCGGCCGGCGGATTGTGCTGGCCACCAACGTGGCTGAGACTTCGCTGACGGTACCGGGCATCCGCTACGTGATCGATCCGGGCAACGCGCGTATCTCCCGCTACAGTCGCCGGCTGAAGGTTCAGCGGCTACCGATCGAACCCATTTCGCAGGCGTCCGCCTCGCAGCGCAGCGGCCGGTGCGGTCGCACTGCCCCCGGTGTGTGCATCCGGCTCTACAGCGAAGCCGACTTCGACGCCCGACCGCGCTACACCGACCCCGAGGTGCTGCGCACGAACCTGGCCGCAGTGCTGTTGCGGATGGCGTCGCTGCGGCTGGGTGCGGTGGAAGACTTCGGCTTCCTCGACCCGCCCGACTCGCGCAGCATCCGCGACGGGGTCGCGCTGCTGGTCGAGCTCGGCGCATTCACCGCGCAGGGAGCGATCACCGATGTCGGCCGCCGGCTGGCCCGGCTGCCGGTGGACCCGCGGTTGGGCCGGATGATCCTGGCCGCTGAGACCGAGGGCTGTGTGCGCGAGATGCTGGTGCTCGCCGCCGCCCTGACCATTCCCGATCCCAGGGAGCGGCCAGTCGATCGGGAGGAGGCGGCCCGAGCCAAGCATGCCCGGTTCGTCGACGACGATTCCGACTTCACGGCCTATCTCAACTTGTGGTCGTATCTGTCAGATCAGCGGAAAGTTCTGAGCGGCAGTGCATTTCGCCGGATGTGCCGCAATGAGTTCCTGCACTATCTGCGGATCCGGGAATGGCAGGATCTGGTAGGTCAGCTGCGCAGCATCGCAGCCGATATCGGCATCCGTGAATCCGGCGAGCCCGCTCAGCCGGCTGCTGTCCACGCGGCGTTGCTGGCCGGGTTGCTGTCGCACGTCGGGATGCGGCGTGACGACGGTCGGGAGTTCGCGGGCGCGCGTAACTCGAAGTTCGTGCTGGCGCCGGGTTCTGCGCTGGCCAAACGACCGCCGCGCTGGACGATGGTCGCCGAGCTGGTGGAGACCAGCCGGCTGTTCGGGCGGACCGCGGCGCGCATCCAGCCGGAAGCCGTCGAGCGGGTCGCGGCAGACTTGGTGCAGCGCAGCTACAGCGAACCGCACTGGGACGCCAAGCGCGGCGAGGTGATGGCCTTCGAAAAGGTGACGCTCTACGGACTGCCACTGGTGGCGCGCCGCAGGGTCGGCTATGCCCGGGTGGAGCCGGCGGTGGCTCGCGAGCTGTTCATCCGGCACGCGCTGGTGGAGGGCGACTGGGTGACCCGGCACCGATTCCTCGCCGACAACGCCGCGCTGCGCACCCAACTGCAGGAGCTGGAAGACAGGGTCCGTCGTCGCGATCTGATCGTCGACGACGACACCATGTATGACCTCTACGACGCGCGCATTCCCGCCGAGGTGGTCTCGGCACGGCACTTCGACGGCTGGTGGAAGAAGCAGCAGAAGGCCACACCCGAGCTGCTGACCTTCTCCCGCGATGAGTTGCTGCGGGCCGACGAGTCACTCGGGGCTGATCGCCCGGACAGTTGGGCGACTGCCGATCTCGAGTTGCCGCTGAGCTATCGCTTCGAACCGGGCGCCGCCGACGACGGGGTCACCGTCCACGTGCCGATCGATGTGCTGGCACGCCTCGGCGGCGACGAGTTCGCCTGGCAGGTACCGGCGCTGCGCGAAGAGCTGATCACCGCACTGATCCGGTCCCTGCCCAAGGACCTGCGACGTAACTTCGTCCCGGCCCCCGACACCGCCCGTGCGGTGCTGTCGGCAATCGGGCCGGGCGAGCCGCTGCTGGAGTCGCTGGTGCACGAGCTTCGTCGCCGCACCGGTGTGTTGGTCCCGATCGACGCCTTCGACCTGACCAAGCTTCCCGCGCACTTGAGGGTCACCTTCGCCGTGGAGGGTGCAGATGGCACCGAGGTGGCTCGCGGCAAAGACCTCGGGGTCTTGCAGGATCGACTGGCGGCCTCCGCCCGCGAGGCGGTCGCGGATGCGGTCGGCGCGGAGCTGGAACGCAGCGGCCTGCGCAGCTGGCCGGACGACTTGGACACGCTGCCTCGGGCCGTGCAGCGGGTGGTGGCTGGGCGTGCCGTTCGTGGCTTCCCGGCTTTCGTCGATGCCGGCGACACCGCGCAGCTACGAGTGTTCTCCACCGAGGCGCAGCAGCGGTCCGCGCTCGTACCCGGTATCCGCCGGTTGCTGCGCTGCGCTGTTCCGTCGCCGGTCAAAGCGGTCGAACGTCAGCTGGATTCGCCGACACGGCTGATGCTCAAGGCGAATCCGGACGGGACCCTGGCGGCGCTCATCGACGACTGCGCCGACGCCGCGACCGATGCCTTAGTACCGACGCCGGTGTGGACCCGCGACGAGTACATCGCGTTGCGCAACCGGGTGGCCGCCGCGCTGGTGCCGACGACCGTTGACGTGGTGACTCGAGTAGCGCAGGTGCTGGCCGCGGCCCGCGACACCCAAGTGGCGCTGCCGGCGCAGCCGCCGCCCGGCCAGGCCGAGGCGATCGCCGACATCGTCGGCCAGCTGGATGCGCTGCTGGCGCCCGGTTTTGTCACCGCCACCGGCCGGGCACATCTGGGGGACCTCACCCGCTATCTGACCGCCGTCCGTCGCCGGGTGGAGCAGCTGCCCCGCGCGTTGCAGGCCGACCGGGAACGGATGGCACGGGTGCACGCGGTGCAAGACGCCTACCGGGACCTTTTGGCGACCCTGCCGACGGCGCGCCATCGCGATAACGACGTGCGCGACATCGCGCGCCAGATCCAAGAGCTACGGGTGAGTCTGTGGGCTCAGCAGCTCGGTACCCCGCGCCCGGTCAGCGAACAGCGCATCTACCGGGCGATCGACGCGCTACTCGCTTGA
- the pstA gene encoding phosphate ABC transporter permease PstA produces MTAQVLDAPVKPSVPQRRHHLSMRRRLTDKIATAAFVASFGVAAVPLVWLLWVVVARGWHAISNLSWWTHSLRGVLPEEFAGGVYHALYGTVVQAGVAAVLAVPLGLMTAIYLIEYGGGRWARLTTFMVDVLAGVPSIVASLFVFSLWIATLKFEQSAFAVSLALALLMLPIVVRSTEEMLRLVPDELREASYALGVPRWKTILRIVIPTALSGILSGIFLSIARIIGETAPVLVLVGYSRSINYDIFHDNMASLPLLIYSELGNPEAAGAARVWGAALTLIILVAMSAIVAAVATRLTSVHDR; encoded by the coding sequence ATGACCGCCCAAGTGCTCGACGCACCGGTCAAACCATCGGTGCCACAGCGCCGCCATCACCTCAGCATGCGGCGCCGGTTGACGGACAAGATTGCCACGGCCGCGTTCGTGGCCTCGTTCGGCGTCGCGGCGGTCCCATTGGTCTGGCTGCTCTGGGTCGTGGTAGCCCGCGGCTGGCACGCAATCAGCAATCTCAGCTGGTGGACGCACTCACTACGCGGCGTCCTACCCGAAGAATTCGCCGGCGGGGTGTACCACGCGCTGTACGGCACCGTGGTGCAGGCTGGGGTGGCCGCGGTGCTGGCGGTACCGCTGGGTCTTATGACGGCGATCTACCTGATCGAGTACGGCGGCGGCCGGTGGGCGCGATTGACCACCTTCATGGTCGACGTGCTGGCCGGGGTGCCCTCGATCGTGGCATCGCTGTTCGTCTTCAGCCTGTGGATCGCCACCCTCAAATTCGAGCAGAGTGCGTTCGCGGTGTCGCTGGCGCTGGCTCTGCTGATGTTGCCGATCGTGGTGCGCTCCACCGAGGAGATGCTGCGTCTGGTCCCCGACGAACTGCGGGAGGCCAGCTACGCACTGGGGGTGCCGCGATGGAAGACCATCCTGCGCATCGTCATCCCCACCGCGCTCTCGGGGATTCTGTCGGGAATCTTTTTGTCGATCGCCCGGATCATCGGTGAGACCGCCCCCGTACTGGTGCTGGTGGGCTACAGCCGCTCGATCAACTACGACATCTTTCACGACAACATGGCCTCGCTGCCGCTGCTGATCTACTCCGAGCTGGGGAATCCGGAGGCGGCTGGGGCTGCCCGGGTCTGGGGTGCGGCGCTGACGCTGATCATCCTGGTCGCGATGAGCGCGATCGTGGCAGCCGTGGCGACTCGGCTCACCTCGGTCCACGATCGCTGA
- the pstC gene encoding phosphate ABC transporter permease subunit PstC, which produces MNSRSPRGERLFRAAAVAAGSTVVVAIALIAIFLLVRAVPSLLANNANFFTSPEFNTNDPDDLSFGIRDLLMVTVLSSVFALALAVPISVGIAIFLTQYAPRRLTRPFAVVIDLLAAVPSIIFGLWGIFVLAPMLVPLMRFLRSHLGWLFLFHQGNVSLAGGGTIFTAGIVLAVMILPIITSVSREVFRQTPFAHIEAAQALGATRWEVVRMAVLPYGRSGVIAAAMLGLGRALGETVAMLIILRAAAKPGNWSLFDGGYTFASKIASAAAEFSAPLPTGAYIAAGFALFALTFFVNAAARAVAGGKVNG; this is translated from the coding sequence ATGAACAGCCGCTCGCCGAGAGGCGAGCGGCTGTTCCGGGCGGCCGCGGTCGCCGCTGGATCGACCGTGGTGGTGGCGATCGCGCTGATCGCGATCTTCCTGCTGGTGCGTGCTGTCCCGTCGCTGCTCGCCAACAACGCGAACTTCTTCACCAGCCCCGAGTTCAACACCAACGATCCCGACGACCTGTCGTTCGGCATCCGGGACCTGCTGATGGTCACGGTGTTGAGCTCGGTATTCGCGTTGGCGCTGGCGGTGCCGATTTCGGTCGGTATCGCGATTTTCCTCACCCAGTACGCGCCCCGGCGGCTGACCCGACCCTTTGCCGTGGTGATCGACCTGCTGGCAGCGGTGCCGTCCATCATCTTCGGCCTCTGGGGGATCTTCGTGCTGGCGCCGATGCTGGTGCCGTTGATGCGATTCCTGCGAAGCCACTTGGGCTGGCTGTTCCTGTTCCATCAGGGCAACGTGTCACTGGCCGGCGGTGGCACGATCTTCACCGCGGGCATCGTGCTGGCGGTGATGATCCTGCCGATCATCACTTCGGTCTCGCGGGAGGTGTTTCGTCAGACGCCCTTCGCCCACATCGAAGCCGCCCAGGCCCTGGGCGCCACTCGCTGGGAAGTGGTCCGCATGGCAGTGCTGCCCTACGGCCGCAGCGGCGTGATCGCCGCGGCGATGCTGGGCCTGGGGCGGGCGCTGGGCGAGACGGTCGCGATGCTGATCATTCTGCGGGCCGCGGCGAAGCCTGGGAATTGGTCGCTGTTCGACGGCGGGTACACGTTCGCATCCAAAATCGCGTCGGCGGCCGCGGAGTTCAGCGCCCCACTGCCGACCGGCGCCTACATCGCCGCGGGGTTCGCATTGTTCGCACTCACATTCTTCGTCAATGCCGCCGCTCGCGCGGTGGCCGGCGGCAAGGTCAACGGATGA